In the Afipia sp. GAS231 genome, CGGTGCGCTTCACCGATGAAAACGTGCCGCAGGCGTTGTCGGGCTATCGCCCGAAGGTCGCAGTCACCGCCAGCGCCGGTTATCAATATACCGACACCAACAGCACCGCCGGCGGCAGCGCGACCAACATCGTGCGTACCGAAATTCACGGCGCCAATCCGCCGCGCAGCGTCGGCGCCACCATCGCGCAGACCCTGTACAACGGCCAGCAAACCGCCAACAAGACCCGCACGGCCGAGAGCCAGGTCTCGGGCGCGCGCGAAGCGTTGCGGGTGCTTGAACAGACCGTGCTGCTGTCGGCGGCCACCATCTACATGGACTATCTGCGCGACGCCGCGATCGTCGAAGTGCAGAAGAGCAACGTTCGCGTGCTCGAGCAGACGCTGAAACAGACGCGCGACCGCTTCAATGTCGGCGAAGTGACGCGCACCGACGTCGCGCAATCGGAGGCACAGCTTGCTGCTGGCAAGACCCAGCTCCTGACTGCGGAAGCCAATCTCGTCACCACAAAATCGAACTTCCGCCGCATCATCGGCAACGAACCGGAAGCGCTTGCGGCGGGCTCGCCGGTGGATCGCTTCCTGCCGGGAACGCTGCCCAGCGCCGTCGATCTTGGCCTGACGGAAAATCCCAACGTCACCGCGGCGATGTACGGCATCGACGTCAGCTATCTCCAGGTCAAGGTCAATGAAGGCGCGCTGTTGC is a window encoding:
- a CDS encoding TolC family outer membrane protein — encoded protein: MRGVKVFTGAAASVLLLACMGPVPALADTIEAALVRAYQNNPQLNAQRASVRFTDENVPQALSGYRPKVAVTASAGYQYTDTNSTAGGSATNIVRTEIHGANPPRSVGATIAQTLYNGQQTANKTRTAESQVSGAREALRVLEQTVLLSAATIYMDYLRDAAIVEVQKSNVRVLEQTLKQTRDRFNVGEVTRTDVAQSEAQLAAGKTQLLTAEANLVTTKSNFRRIIGNEPEALAAGSPVDRFLPGTLPSAVDLGLTENPNVTAAMYGIDVSYLQVKVNEGALLPTVTLLASVQQTYESTMTLYRSFGASATAQLTVPIYQGGAEYSLIRQSKETLAQQRLVLEQTRDATRANVVTAWGQLVAGKAQVQSAQSQVTASEIALNGVREEAKAGQRTTLDVLNAQQALVNARVALVTAQHDRVVASYAVLNSVGRLSPQVLKLPTTVYDPSVHYQQVRDSWAGVRTPDGR